Within Terriglobales bacterium, the genomic segment GTCGAGGGCGAGGCCACCGCCACTTATCTTTCGAAGACGCTGAAGCGCCCGGGATTGAAGGTGACGCGCATCGCCACCGGGGTCCCCGTGGGCAGCGACATCGAGTACGCCGACGAGATCACCATGCAGAAGGCGATGGAGGGGCGGCGGGAGCTGTGAGGTTTCAACGTTCCAAGGTTTCAAAGCTTCAAGGTACGCGAGGTGTGGTTTTGTCTTTGAAACCTTGGAACATTGAAACTCTGAAACCTCAAGCCCCGTCCTTGGCGATCTCCACCACGACGTTGTAGTCCGGCGCAGAACTGACCGGGTCGTAGCGCCGCTCGATGAGCACGTTGCCCTCGGGCCAATAGGCCTGCACGTTGCCCGGACAGATGTCGGCCGGGTGGACGTGGCCGCGGAGCTCGCCCAGCGCCGAGCGCACCACCACCGCATCACCGTGCTTCAGCCCTAGGCGGCGGGCGTCCTCCACATTCAGGAAGACGTCGTCGCGGCGGCGCGCGCCGGTCAGGGGATCGCGGGGACCATAGGTCATGGAGTTGAACTGCTTGCCGCGGCGCGTGGAGAAGTAGAGCTTC encodes:
- a CDS encoding molybdopterin dinucleotide binding domain-containing protein → KLYFSTRRGKQFNSMTYGPRDPLTGARRRDDVFLNVEDARRLGLKHGDAVVVRSALGELRGHVHPADICPGNVQAYWPEGNVLIERRYDPVSSAPDYNVVVEIAKDGA